The Flammeovirga agarivorans genome has a window encoding:
- a CDS encoding thioredoxin family protein: protein MKKTIITLFLLLTVSITLFAQEKKEIPPIEDPVTKEGWINDANIAFKSAKEENRPMIMDFTGSDWCGWCKKIDKEIFDTPEFKKWVKENDIILLELDFPKSFKQSEQLRAQNYFLSQQYKIQGYPTILVVKDGKGIQMGYQKGGAEAWIKSVEDQMEI from the coding sequence ATGAAAAAGACGATCATCACTTTATTCTTATTATTAACCGTATCAATTACTTTATTTGCACAAGAAAAAAAAGAAATACCACCAATTGAAGATCCTGTAACGAAGGAAGGGTGGATTAATGATGCAAATATTGCTTTTAAATCGGCAAAAGAAGAGAACAGGCCTATGATCATGGACTTCACAGGAAGTGATTGGTGTGGTTGGTGTAAGAAAATTGACAAAGAAATTTTTGATACACCTGAATTCAAAAAATGGGTAAAAGAAAACGATATTATTTTACTTGAACTTGACTTCCCAAAGAGCTTTAAACAATCAGAACAGTTAAGAGCTCAAAATTATTTTCTCTCACAACAGTATAAAATACAGGGCTACCCTACTATTTTAGTCGTAAAAGATGGAAAAGGAATTCAGATGGGATATCAAAAAGGTGGAGCTGAAGCATGGATTAAATCAGTAGAAGATCAAATGGAAATTTAA
- a CDS encoding efflux RND transporter periplasmic adaptor subunit, whose amino-acid sequence MKNLIKITLSIWLSISFFSCQKEEETKEEIIRPVRYKQVFYSGGEAFQTFAGVSKAGTESDLSFRVSGVLTSIRVVEGDVVKKGQLIATIDDSDAKIAFQQVVAQTQSARVQLETAKANLDRTKKLYEANNVSLSEYEQAKNAFSSSKASFETSQQTEDLKRRELGYYKLYVPMNGIIAEKIASKNENIKAGNAVVKFASGNDLEIKVGIPEKYISKISNGDKVSVSFTSVKGKKFTGRVTKMSYVSDVSSTFPVTVLLDTKSNLVRPGMSANVTFQVQKKSTEPFMIVPVEAVNEDVQGEKFVFVVKKNDDKTGTVHMTKIKIGELRNNGFIVLSGLKEGDSVVTSGVTKITDGLKVKFLPKYQQK is encoded by the coding sequence ATGAAAAATCTTATCAAGATAACACTTTCAATTTGGTTGAGTATATCCTTCTTTTCTTGTCAAAAAGAAGAGGAAACTAAAGAAGAGATCATTAGACCTGTACGATATAAACAAGTATTCTATTCCGGTGGTGAAGCATTCCAGACGTTTGCTGGTGTTTCCAAAGCTGGAACAGAATCTGACTTAAGTTTTAGAGTTAGTGGTGTACTAACGAGCATCAGAGTCGTTGAAGGAGATGTTGTCAAGAAAGGACAACTTATTGCGACAATTGACGATTCTGATGCGAAAATCGCCTTCCAGCAAGTTGTTGCTCAAACACAAAGTGCAAGAGTACAACTGGAAACAGCTAAGGCCAATCTTGATCGTACTAAGAAGTTATATGAGGCGAACAATGTCTCTCTTTCAGAATACGAACAAGCTAAAAATGCTTTTTCATCATCAAAAGCTTCTTTTGAAACCAGTCAACAAACAGAAGACTTAAAAAGAAGAGAATTGGGGTACTACAAACTTTATGTACCTATGAATGGTATCATCGCTGAGAAAATTGCTTCGAAAAATGAAAATATTAAAGCTGGTAATGCTGTAGTCAAATTTGCTTCTGGCAATGATTTAGAAATTAAAGTTGGCATTCCTGAAAAATATATTTCTAAGATATCAAATGGAGATAAAGTAAGCGTTTCATTTACTTCCGTAAAAGGAAAGAAGTTTACCGGACGAGTAACAAAAATGTCTTATGTTTCTGATGTTTCATCCACTTTCCCTGTCACCGTTTTACTAGATACAAAATCAAATCTAGTTCGACCAGGTATGTCGGCCAATGTCACTTTCCAAGTTCAGAAAAAATCTACTGAACCATTTATGATAGTTCCTGTTGAGGCAGTCAATGAAGATGTGCAAGGTGAAAAGTTTGTTTTCGTAGTAAAGAAAAATGATGACAAAACAGGAACGGTACATATGACCAAAATTAAAATCGGAGAGCTAAGAAATAATGGATTTATAGTACTATCTGGTTTAAAAGAAGGTGATAGTGTTGTCACATCTGGAGTCACAAAAATTACAGATGGACTTAAAGTAAAGTTCTTACCAAAATACCAACAGAAATAA
- a CDS encoding HAEPLYID family protein — protein sequence MKSNLFVILLMFLSFYSFSQNDDDIIYSKTQEDSIYIHHYEDDQLPVKILHAEPLYIDLIRDLGARKGEKEWNVGMELVDNLKYDKYETLVEYEWAPINRLGFEVELPFVFYAPQEGVERDSIPSDKLESLKLATQWTFLVSEKMNMSMALGYINEITFSDFRDWGDPLVKGNIYNPFFVVAKRWGRNWHSLIYTGPSIEQVYKTKTFDFSYEINPSFHYMIPGTTNFVGVEFNQTIESGDFDMTIRPQMRVALADNLLVGIVAGIPIYRENERMSAFCRLIWEPGNNH from the coding sequence ATGAAATCTAATTTGTTCGTAATACTACTTATGTTCTTATCATTTTACAGTTTTTCCCAGAATGATGATGACATTATTTATTCAAAAACACAAGAAGATAGTATTTATATTCACCATTATGAAGATGATCAATTACCTGTAAAAATTCTCCATGCTGAGCCTCTATATATAGACCTTATCCGAGACCTCGGTGCAAGAAAAGGCGAAAAAGAATGGAACGTCGGAATGGAACTAGTGGATAATCTCAAATATGATAAATACGAAACTTTAGTAGAATACGAATGGGCTCCCATCAATAGATTAGGTTTTGAAGTCGAATTGCCATTTGTCTTTTATGCACCACAAGAAGGTGTAGAGAGAGATTCTATCCCCTCTGATAAATTAGAAAGTTTAAAATTAGCGACACAATGGACTTTTCTTGTTTCTGAAAAGATGAACATGTCTATGGCATTAGGTTATATCAACGAAATCACCTTTTCAGACTTTAGAGATTGGGGAGATCCATTAGTCAAAGGGAATATTTATAATCCATTCTTTGTTGTTGCAAAAAGATGGGGAAGAAATTGGCACTCCTTAATTTATACAGGGCCAAGTATTGAGCAAGTATATAAAACTAAGACTTTTGATTTTTCTTATGAAATCAACCCTTCCTTTCACTATATGATCCCAGGTACCACCAATTTTGTTGGAGTGGAATTTAACCAAACAATAGAAAGTGGTGATTTTGATATGACAATTAGACCACAAATGAGAGTCGCATTGGCAGACAATCTATTAGTAGGTATCGTAGCCGGTATACCTATTTACAGAGAAAATGAACGTATGAGTGCATTCTGTAGATTAATCTGGGAACCAGGAAATAACCACTAA
- a CDS encoding efflux RND transporter permease subunit: MNITEFSIKYNILTFTLIVVLGVLGFQTYEQMPRDSMPPFTVRFVSVVTTYPGGSPERVEMLVTDKIEKQLQQVSELSYIKSESRNNVSIITLEIKEMYKEMQPIYDKIRRRVDEVKPDLPDGCSIQIKDEDIVDMFGVIYSITGDGYSYKELYDIAKDVKDGLIKLPNAARVEIVGEQVENVFVEFDNAAVSQYQLTTNMIKSAIANTNIIFPGGDIKYGNERIILEPTGSFESVKDISNVVIPLKDGKSVHLGDIAKIRRGYKDPASSIVKVSGKPAISIGVKLKDGGNIVDLGQEIDEKIKYYQSQYPWGIEFTRSASADLYVESSVDAFVSNLIQSVATVLAVMLLFLGLRTGLVVAALIPSTIVISFVIMGLLDVGLNQISLAALIMALGMLVDNAIVVSESIMVKMERGDKVYDAAISSAKELTVPLLISTLTTSAAFLAFYLAKSTMGEVVGPIFVVITIALVSSWVMSITLIPLLATYLIRVKKKEPKSENNKHSESNFDKLVGLYKPFLIWNLKRPILFIMVILLCFLSMTKIAPYVPFIFMPDSDRALVTVNLELPMTSDITVTEDVVQQVDDYLQRFLLKPEHEEDTEGVVDFTTYIGEGAPKYDLGYKAPEKSSYTAHILINTTSDNFNQTVIDSLDWFIFNHFPDVQPRIKRLGSAGGADNPIEIRISGRDPLVLYELVDRTKEKLATIPGAKNIGDDWGMKTKKFIIKIDPDRAELAGVTNQDIALSMLTSITGVELDKYREDDESIPIMMKDAHNGNYTLNQLESINIYSQMNGQNVPLKQVADIIPRWQYTKIKRYDLFKTITVTANVDKNTTSNEVMASMRPWLEEDQKEWETGYFFDFGGDIEQTRKGIGSVIEFLPLAFCIIVLLLVGQFNSLKKAAIILLTIPMGAIGVYYGLFIGNSYMGFFGFLGLVSLAGIVVNNGIVLIDRIEIELTENQRTPQDAVVAAALERFRPILLTTATTVCGLIPLWLGGGVMFEPLAVSLLFGLLFATVLTLVLVPVFYSLFYRVKYKDYTGDFEI; encoded by the coding sequence ATGAATATTACTGAATTTTCGATAAAATATAACATCCTCACATTTACATTAATAGTTGTGTTGGGTGTACTTGGCTTTCAGACGTATGAACAGATGCCAAGAGACAGTATGCCTCCATTTACAGTACGTTTTGTTTCTGTAGTGACGACGTACCCTGGTGGTTCCCCTGAACGTGTTGAAATGCTTGTTACAGATAAAATTGAGAAGCAGCTTCAACAAGTTTCTGAATTAAGCTATATCAAATCTGAATCTAGAAATAATGTATCTATCATCACTTTAGAGATTAAAGAGATGTACAAGGAGATGCAACCTATCTATGATAAGATTCGAAGAAGAGTCGATGAGGTGAAACCAGATTTACCAGACGGTTGCTCTATTCAAATTAAAGACGAAGATATTGTCGATATGTTCGGTGTCATCTATTCTATTACGGGAGATGGCTATTCGTACAAAGAGCTTTATGATATCGCCAAAGACGTAAAAGATGGTTTAATTAAACTACCCAATGCGGCAAGAGTAGAGATTGTAGGTGAACAGGTAGAAAATGTATTTGTAGAGTTTGATAATGCAGCTGTTTCTCAATATCAGTTGACTACAAATATGATTAAAAGTGCCATTGCCAATACCAATATCATTTTCCCTGGAGGAGATATTAAATATGGTAATGAAAGAATTATTCTAGAGCCTACAGGTAGTTTTGAGTCGGTAAAAGATATCTCCAACGTCGTGATTCCACTAAAAGATGGTAAATCGGTACACTTAGGGGATATTGCAAAAATTAGGAGAGGGTACAAGGATCCAGCATCTAGTATTGTAAAGGTTTCCGGAAAGCCTGCCATTTCTATTGGTGTCAAATTAAAGGATGGTGGTAATATTGTTGATCTTGGGCAAGAGATTGATGAAAAAATAAAATACTACCAATCGCAATATCCATGGGGTATTGAATTTACTAGAAGTGCCTCTGCAGATTTATATGTAGAATCTTCGGTAGATGCTTTCGTTAGTAACTTAATCCAATCTGTAGCAACTGTATTAGCAGTAATGCTACTTTTCTTAGGATTAAGAACAGGGCTTGTTGTTGCCGCACTAATTCCTTCTACAATTGTGATTTCATTTGTTATCATGGGGTTATTAGATGTAGGTTTAAATCAGATCTCATTAGCTGCCTTGATCATGGCATTGGGTATGTTAGTAGATAACGCTATTGTAGTTTCTGAATCCATTATGGTAAAAATGGAAAGGGGAGATAAAGTATATGATGCAGCTATTAGTTCGGCAAAAGAACTTACTGTTCCTTTATTAATTTCAACCTTAACAACATCTGCAGCATTCTTAGCATTCTACCTTGCCAAATCTACAATGGGAGAGGTAGTAGGTCCAATTTTCGTAGTAATCACGATTGCACTTGTTAGTTCATGGGTGATGTCGATTACTTTGATTCCATTGCTTGCAACATACCTCATTAGAGTAAAGAAGAAGGAGCCAAAATCAGAGAATAACAAGCATTCTGAGTCCAATTTTGATAAATTGGTAGGTTTGTATAAACCCTTTTTGATATGGAATTTAAAAAGGCCAATCCTTTTTATCATGGTGATTCTTTTATGTTTCCTATCGATGACAAAGATTGCTCCTTATGTTCCATTTATCTTTATGCCTGACTCTGATAGAGCTTTGGTAACAGTAAACTTAGAATTACCAATGACCTCTGATATTACAGTTACAGAAGATGTGGTACAGCAAGTCGATGATTACCTACAAAGGTTCTTATTAAAACCTGAGCATGAAGAAGATACTGAAGGAGTAGTAGATTTCACCACTTATATAGGAGAAGGTGCTCCAAAATATGATTTGGGTTATAAAGCTCCTGAGAAATCCTCTTACACTGCACATATTTTGATCAACACCACATCCGACAATTTTAATCAGACTGTAATTGATAGTTTGGATTGGTTTATTTTCAATCACTTCCCTGATGTTCAGCCTAGAATCAAAAGGTTAGGAAGTGCAGGTGGAGCGGATAATCCTATCGAAATACGTATTTCTGGTAGAGATCCTTTAGTTCTTTATGAATTGGTAGACAGGACAAAAGAGAAGTTGGCTACCATTCCGGGTGCTAAAAATATCGGGGATGACTGGGGGATGAAAACGAAAAAGTTCATCATTAAAATTGATCCTGATCGGGCTGAGTTAGCTGGTGTGACCAATCAAGATATTGCCTTATCCATGCTGACTTCCATCACAGGTGTTGAATTGGATAAATATAGAGAAGATGACGAATCGATTCCTATCATGATGAAAGATGCTCATAATGGAAATTATACTCTAAATCAGTTAGAATCGATCAATATCTACTCTCAAATGAATGGTCAAAACGTACCTCTAAAACAAGTAGCTGATATTATCCCAAGATGGCAGTATACAAAAATTAAAAGGTATGACCTGTTCAAGACTATCACAGTAACAGCCAATGTAGATAAAAATACAACTTCAAATGAAGTGATGGCATCTATGAGACCGTGGTTAGAAGAAGATCAAAAGGAATGGGAAACAGGATATTTCTTCGATTTTGGTGGTGATATTGAACAAACAAGAAAAGGTATAGGCTCAGTGATTGAATTTTTACCTTTAGCATTCTGTATCATTGTGCTGCTCCTTGTAGGACAGTTTAACTCGCTTAAGAAAGCAGCAATTATATTATTAACAATCCCAATGGGAGCAATTGGTGTATACTATGGATTATTTATTGGTAATTCGTATATGGGCTTCTTTGGTTTCTTAGGCTTGGTTTCACTCGCTGGTATTGTGGTTAATAATGGTATTGTTCTTATTGATAGAATTGAAATTGAGTTAACTGAAAACCAACGTACCCCACAAGATGCTGTAGTAGCTGCAGCACTGGAAAGGTTTAGACCTATCTTATTGACAACAGCAACCACTGTCTGTGGTTTAATTCCACTTTGGTTAGGAGGTGGAGTAATGTTCGAACCGTTAGCAGTCAGTTTATTGTTCGGTTTACTGTTTGCTACAGTACTCACGCTGGTCTTAGTTCCAGTATTCTATAGTTTGTTCTACAGAGTAAAATACAAGGATTACACTGGTGATTTTGAGATCTAA
- the ccsA gene encoding cytochrome c biogenesis protein, with protein sequence MKKIFKFIFSNELTLVSLFLYAISMAVATFVENDFGTPAARELVYNATWFEILQVILGLNFIGNIKKYKLFRKEKAAVFTFHAAFIIILFGAFVTRYFGYEGNMHIREGQSSNKLVSLDRYFQAHIHGNGENKEFSKKSTFTQIHQPNFDWEEDIKGDNIIITPREFIPDAVQSVVEGEANDAIIEIVTATDQGRKSIFLERGKSMFLNGQEVTFDNPVPGAINIQEKGVDYTINAPAHLSYFIMAQQVSGSTDANKEDKLQQQALYTMGELKFVIKDIHQGVKIGYSPATTKKMKQQAADLLFVDVEVNGEKKEVTLASLSGVVTPFKEVNLGGYKIDVSFGPVITELPFSLFLNHFEMEKYPGSENPSAYSSEVIVQDGETSYPYTIFMNNVLDHAGYRFFQASFDQDEKGTILSVNQDRPGTIITYIGYLLMTLAMILSLFEKKSRFRLVSGKLSKLKAQSVTLLIGLLAIGYSYSAKAQLVEEDVAIEVTKEAEAPAVVERSQHVALEHSKLFGSLLVQDMDGRLKPINTLSSEFLRKLTRKTTYKLEKQDGTIEMMNSDQLFLALQMDPNYWQAMPIIKVDKDAGTPVFEILGIEKKPMVSFNDLIDDAGDYLLRDAVDQAQKKKPSERGEFDKELIKIDERFNILFQGLTGNYLKIFPVPNDPDNNWFNSNFMGTPYTSEDSTFVRNITKMYFMEIYKARQSNEWQDANQTLEYIRLFQKKMGEEIYLSDTAIKMEMLYNKMNIFNNLFPIYWMLGIYLLAVALWRVFTINKLSDRAYTAGVVLEMIAFVFFTGNLLLRWYIAQYPPWTNGYEMLILVAWALFLFGFIFYKKSDFILPLVSLFGGTLLFVSFLDWLNPEITNLVPVLKSYWLKIHVAIIVSSYAPLALSALLGFINLIFIAIRNDKFKKPILELTYVSELSMTIGLYMLAIGTFLGGVWANESWGRYWGWDPKETWALISVIIYAVVLHLRLVPSLKGNYTFNLASLLAFSSIVMTSFGVNYYLTGLHSYATGDPVPVPTFVYWVVSFVFILAVTAYYRDKKKI encoded by the coding sequence ATGAAGAAGATCTTCAAATTTATATTTTCAAACGAACTAACTCTTGTAAGTTTGTTTCTCTATGCCATCAGTATGGCGGTGGCAACTTTCGTAGAAAATGACTTCGGAACACCTGCTGCAAGAGAACTTGTTTACAATGCCACATGGTTCGAAATATTACAAGTAATATTAGGACTAAACTTCATTGGTAACATTAAAAAATACAAGCTTTTCAGAAAAGAAAAAGCTGCTGTATTTACCTTTCATGCTGCTTTCATTATCATCTTATTTGGTGCATTCGTTACTCGTTACTTTGGATACGAAGGTAACATGCATATTAGAGAGGGACAAAGTAGTAATAAACTTGTCTCTTTAGATCGCTATTTCCAAGCTCACATTCATGGAAACGGCGAAAATAAAGAATTTTCAAAGAAAAGCACTTTCACACAGATCCATCAACCTAATTTTGATTGGGAAGAAGATATTAAGGGAGATAATATTATTATCACACCTAGAGAGTTTATTCCTGATGCGGTACAATCTGTTGTTGAAGGTGAAGCGAACGATGCCATTATTGAAATTGTAACGGCAACGGATCAAGGTAGAAAATCTATCTTTCTTGAAAGAGGTAAGAGTATGTTCTTAAACGGACAAGAAGTTACTTTTGATAATCCTGTTCCAGGAGCTATCAATATTCAGGAGAAAGGAGTTGATTATACCATCAATGCTCCAGCACATTTAAGTTATTTCATCATGGCTCAGCAGGTAAGTGGATCTACTGATGCTAACAAGGAAGATAAATTACAACAACAAGCTTTATACACTATGGGTGAATTAAAGTTTGTGATTAAAGATATACATCAAGGTGTAAAAATTGGGTACTCTCCAGCAACTACAAAGAAAATGAAGCAACAAGCGGCTGATTTATTATTTGTAGATGTTGAAGTTAATGGAGAGAAAAAAGAAGTGACTTTAGCTAGCTTAAGTGGTGTTGTTACTCCTTTTAAAGAAGTGAATCTTGGAGGATATAAAATTGATGTCTCATTTGGACCTGTGATTACTGAGCTTCCATTTAGCTTGTTCTTAAATCACTTTGAAATGGAAAAATACCCAGGTTCTGAAAACCCTTCTGCTTACTCATCAGAAGTTATCGTTCAAGATGGAGAAACATCATATCCTTACACCATCTTTATGAATAATGTATTAGATCATGCCGGTTACCGTTTCTTCCAAGCTTCTTTTGATCAGGATGAAAAAGGTACTATTCTTTCTGTGAATCAAGATAGACCGGGTACAATCATCACATACATAGGTTACTTATTAATGACTTTAGCCATGATATTGAGTTTATTCGAAAAGAAATCAAGGTTCAGATTAGTAAGTGGGAAACTTTCCAAGTTAAAAGCACAATCAGTTACACTTCTTATTGGTTTACTTGCCATTGGATATAGTTACTCAGCAAAAGCACAACTTGTAGAAGAAGATGTGGCAATTGAGGTAACTAAAGAGGCAGAAGCTCCAGCTGTTGTCGAGAGGTCACAACATGTAGCTTTGGAACACTCAAAGTTATTTGGTAGTCTGTTAGTTCAAGATATGGACGGACGTTTAAAACCGATCAATACTTTGAGTTCAGAATTCCTTCGTAAGCTTACAAGAAAAACAACTTATAAATTAGAAAAGCAAGACGGTACTATTGAGATGATGAACTCTGATCAGTTATTCCTTGCTTTACAGATGGACCCGAACTATTGGCAAGCAATGCCAATAATTAAGGTAGATAAAGATGCAGGTACTCCAGTTTTCGAAATTTTGGGAATTGAAAAGAAGCCAATGGTTTCATTCAACGACTTAATCGACGATGCAGGAGATTATCTATTAAGAGATGCCGTAGATCAAGCTCAAAAGAAGAAACCTTCTGAGAGAGGAGAATTTGATAAGGAGCTGATTAAAATAGATGAGCGTTTCAATATCTTATTTCAAGGTCTTACAGGTAATTATTTAAAGATTTTCCCTGTACCAAACGATCCTGATAACAATTGGTTTAATTCCAATTTTATGGGTACTCCATATACATCTGAGGATTCTACGTTTGTTCGTAATATCACAAAGATGTATTTCATGGAAATCTATAAAGCTCGTCAGTCGAATGAGTGGCAAGATGCAAATCAAACATTAGAATATATCCGCCTTTTCCAAAAGAAGATGGGTGAAGAGATTTATTTATCGGATACAGCAATCAAAATGGAAATGTTGTATAACAAGATGAATATTTTCAATAACCTCTTCCCTATTTATTGGATGTTGGGTATTTACTTATTAGCTGTTGCTTTATGGAGAGTATTTACTATAAATAAGCTAAGTGATAGAGCGTATACTGCAGGTGTCGTTTTAGAAATGATTGCTTTTGTCTTCTTTACAGGTAACTTACTGTTAAGATGGTATATCGCTCAATATCCACCATGGACAAATGGTTATGAGATGTTGATCCTTGTTGCTTGGGCCTTATTCTTATTTGGTTTTATCTTCTATAAAAAATCAGATTTTATTCTACCTCTTGTTTCATTATTTGGTGGTACATTATTATTTGTAAGTTTCTTAGACTGGTTGAACCCTGAGATTACCAATTTAGTTCCTGTATTGAAATCATATTGGTTAAAAATACATGTAGCTATTATTGTAAGTTCATATGCACCTTTAGCACTATCAGCATTACTTGGTTTTATCAATTTGATATTCATAGCTATTAGAAATGATAAATTTAAGAAGCCTATTCTTGAATTAACTTATGTTAGTGAGTTGTCGATGACAATCGGTTTATATATGTTAGCGATAGGTACTTTCTTAGGCGGTGTTTGGGCGAACGAATCATGGGGACGTTATTGGGGTTGGGATCCTAAGGAAACTTGGGCACTTATCTCAGTAATTATTTACGCCGTAGTATTGCACTTACGATTAGTTCCTTCTTTAAAAGGCAACTATACTTTCAACTTAGCAAGTTTATTAGCTTTCTCAAGTATCGTAATGACATCATTTGGTGTAAACTATTATTTAACTGGTTTACACTCGTATGCTACAGGTGATCCTGTACCTGTTCCTACCTTTGTTTATTGGGTAGTGTCATTTGTATTTATATTGGCAGTTACCGCTTATTATAGAGATAAGAAGAAAATATAA